In the Arachis stenosperma cultivar V10309 chromosome 8, arast.V10309.gnm1.PFL2, whole genome shotgun sequence genome, actctagccttcattaatccaattagtggaaagctaggatttatggactaggattgatataactcacttgactttcctttgttaattgatttaaggatgacaaagtgggattaatccttgcaactaccatgcttgtggctagtgataatgatgaagacctttgacaaccaaaccttgccaagaccattttgttaataaagttttcttaccatttactagtCATATTTctcatccaaaaccccaaaataaacaagtccataaccaataacaagaacactaccctacaagtcctttgagagacgacccgaggtttaaatacttcggtttatagattttaggggtttgtacttgtgacaaacaaatttttgtatgagaggattattgttggtttagagactatacttcgacgagatttcatttgtaaaattctaaaccataaaaaattcgttcatcaaaatggcgccgttgccggggatttgcaatggtgttatgttattggttattatacatatgtgaatattgtaaatagcttgtcttttgcttgtttactagattttgttagttttattttgtcttttcaTAATGAATTCTCCCTATGGCTATAAGTTTGGTTCTAGTtttgttgtaggaaatgtgcacctcaatgatgacactcattatggatggaaccaacaaagatgggaggagcctcaaggaattgatcactcctattggcaacaacctccggatacttataggtatgatttccatcctaatgcatgctaatttaacggctatgatgattccttttgtgacactcaacaaccaccatcatatgcctatgaatctcatcctcaacatgaacctcaatcATTCTCACTAGCCTTTCATTACCAAACGCcgccctatgatccatatccatcatatgaccaaacccccataccatactcttatgacaattatgagcaagaacccttagaaccaccacaaccctatcaagattactaccaAAAACCACCTCAATGCACACCACCTCCACAATTTTACCAAGAGGAACCACtttcctaccatgaaccctctctccaaaataatgaaccttcctattcaccccaagccccaatagccgatcctctcactttgttacttcaaggacaagaagccatgaagcgggatacacttgagtttgtgaccaatttgaccaaggtggtgcacactttagcccaccaatgtttgaatactcaaggtacttccgtgaccacatgtgaaaggtcaaaagaagagcaaagtatgaaggagaaattggacaATCCGGTAGAAAAAGAGGAGTCAAAGTTTGttttagaacaattggaggagcctatgatcattgaagaaaaggaagaggtggttgaagatttaggagatgttgaaagtccatgggaatgtagcatcatggagcacccttccaagaagcttgatatcgatgttgaggaggatgcgcaacctccaaggcatatcatcgttggagacttggaagaggcttatcaagagatggattcaatcatggatgaatttctctctacaatggaatcctttcccattggacatggagttaaaattatagaagagtgtgcacaacctcccatacccttggtgaacaatgaagaagagagtgaatcaaaagagagctaccaagaggaaaaagttggcatggtgtatattgaaattgaagaatatgaagaggttgatcaagagatggattcattcatcaatgaattcctatccaaaattgaatcacctcccattgggcaagatgaagttcttgaagacaacaccaagccaagtgaaaaaggggaaaaggttgaaattgaaaaagcttgtgaagaggtggaaacaaccaaagaagagcctaaagaagtagaccttgcattgtctaagtgtggggaggtccccCTCCCCAAggcaccatccaacacaacattcaagtgggtaaaactctTATCACTACAAGAATATGGCCGATTAGCTTCCACAAAAAGAGTCTTAAAATCATCGCTAATCTGACGCAAAATATAATTTGTGACGGATTAGCTACCGCCTAGCAACTAATGCTTTCCTCGCAAATTACAAGTCGCAGATTAGTGAGGCAAACACAACAGTCGCTAATTCATCGGAAAGTTTTTTAGCTACCGATTAGATAGTCGCAAATCAATCACTAAAGTAAAAGCTAATTCCATAGAAGAAATGGACTAAACGGTAGTCGCTAATTAGCGACAAACTCTACTATAGCAGACTCATCGCTAAATGCAAGCTAACTTTGTAAACAAAATGGAATGATTAGTTGACGCTAATTAGCGAGAAATTTTTCCTAACCTAACTCGTCGCAAGTTGTCCGCTAATACGATCGCGAATCTGTCACATTTTGTAGCAAATCCATAGCTAATCTTTGAAAATCCTTAATCAAATCTGTAGGAACTTTGTCGCTAAACCAAAGCTATTCGAAATGATAATGTAAAGTTATGAAATAGTCGCTAACTTGCTAGAAAATAATATGTAGCCAATTACTTGCAATACTATCGCAAAATATCATCGCAAATTCCTTTTAAACTAGTATTGATAGGTATCTCACAAATGTTTTAGTCGCAATAGAGTTTTTGATTTGTCACCATCGTCAACGAGTTTAGAATACCTATTTTGTCACTATACTAAAATAaaccttattatttttttattttagtcatTGAACTAAAAGATTATaacacataaaaatataattagttcATCAACATCAAAACTAAAGGCTCAATTCCAATATCATGTAAAAGTAAGTATTCACTTATTTAGAGATGTTTCAATCTAGCTGTACAAATGTGATCCTACTTTTATAAAATTCAGTATACATTATACATCTTTCTTATTGCacattgaaaattaaaaaaaaaatgaaaaatacatATAAACACCACCTAAGACTTGGCAGTTGATACAGTAAGGTAAATGTATTAAACTGCATACTTGCTTCTTCAAAATTGTAGGTTATCTACATTAGTATCTATGTTCGCAATCATCGTTGGTTGATTTGCTGAGATACTGCTGGGCAAGATAGACATGTTTTCTGCATCATCCtcccttttattattatgtataaaATATGAGGAGAATCATCTATTTTAGTAAACCTGAAAGCATAagcaagaaaatgaaaagaatatAAGCCTAAGAACATTATAAACTACTTAACCAATCAATATATTCTACCAAAAATAGCAGTTTAAAGGTCACAAAAATCACTTCCAATGAgtaggaaaaaaaaaagcaacaaCATTGCAATTTCaagaacaaaatataaaatGCTTACCCTTAAAATAGGAAGAGTCGTATTTCTGTGCATCTGTGCATTTGTTGATGTATAGCAAGACATCTGAAGAACTCCTATTTAACTAAACAAATCATCACACGAGCACAAAGAAAGTAAACAGTTTTTTCTTGTAAGTAAAGCATTTTACCAGAAAAAAGGAAGATACAATATAAAACACTACATCGTTGAACAAAAGCATCTTCTCTTCGAGCAAATATTAGTATTTAAGATGAAGGATCTAGATTATGCCCGCTAGTTGAAAATTAGGCAATATAGACATTACACTTGGTTACTATGCGAAAATAAGGGGCTTGACATTCTTATTCTTATTAACAACCATAAAATTGCTGCAGATAAAGATCTCACAATAGATTAGCATATGAGCTTTCATCATCAAATCCAAGTGGATAGACCACTTTCTCAATTTATAACAAAATTTGTCAAGAAAGCaatatgcttttcttttgtggcATGTGTCCATACTCCATAGTAAGAGTATTCAAAACTATTGCATCAGTATCATTGAGCCAAATAAGTCAAGTTGTTCAGAAGATGAGAAGAACTAAGAATCACAAATTCTCTTgtaagaaaatttatttttcaaagacAAAAAGAAAACGTAAAGGCCAACTCCTCCAACgtggaaagcatgcaaagtgaaATTTCAGTGTGTAAAGGTTAAAGACAAAATAGAGTGCCTATTGAAACTATATAAAAGCAGAAATTATAGATCATGAGACCAACAAGAAAGACCAACCCCTAAATAAATAAGTAACAGAATTCTAAGTTACCCAACTGATCAAGTTCAGTTGTATGTTCTCATGACACATGGACACAGTTGACAAACTTTGTATAGCTTCTTctaggaaaaacacaaacaataGTTTCCAAATAACATGAGACAAGAAAGTAGATGGATTTATGTCAGAACATTTCTACCTAGCAAAATTCAAACATGAGTTACGAAATAGGAAATTCCAAATTTTTACCACTACTTCAAAGTCAAGCAAAACGGTTTACCTTGCAGATATCAGGATTAGACTCATTCCTCCATGCTCCTCTCATAATCCTAgtatcatcaaaattaaaaccTTTCTCTTGCACTGCATTGGGTGATCTTTCTTCCTGTAATGAAAGATAACACATTATAACTGTGATCCCTGGACATAGACCTGTTATTTTCTTACCCGTGCAGAAACATCATATGATCAAGGAAATAGAATCATAAAATAGAAACTAAAAAATCAGAATCATAACAACAAACTCACAAACAGAACATAAAAAATTAGCATCATAGAAACagaaattcaaaacaaaataaaaaaataaaaatcctaatgaacaaaacaaaaagtaagTTTGATGAACATATGCTTGCTCACCAAAAGAACGGGGATGTTTGTTGTCTTTGCAAATTGCAGCAAAGCTGAAGTGCATCCTTTCACCTGTCACACACCTATATGACATGTCATATATCATGGAACCGGCATGTCATTTCACCGTATAAAAAGAAATAGCCAATGCACCAGTTTCAGTTCAGGCAGCAAATACATTGATTAGCTACATTAGATTCAGATCAAGTAATCAGACAAAAGATAAACGCAAAAAGGAAACTTACCTTCAGGAGTTGGAGCTAGACTATCATAAGGCACAAAAACTTCATCCGTAGGCGTCTGGATCTTGCTCCACTCAAACCAGAGAGCCGCATTGACCTAAACAGAAATGAAGCTGGCAGTTACAAAAATGAAGTTGTAACAACAAAAGCAAGCAACAATCATAAAGGAAAAAATTTGTTGAAGGTTTAAGAAAACAATGTATCCCATGTTTGAGAATTCTGAAAGGTGGAACTGAAAGGTTTGAATATTTGGTGTTTGTGTTGAATTTCTTATGTTGATGTTATGTTTATGTTTATCTCATATTTGGTATGTTATGTTTATGCCTTTACTTCCCCATCTCTGGCATTCCACATCTCCCCCATTTGCtgtattatttttcattttttattagtaaCACATATTTCCTAAGACTCGTTCTTTTTACTAAAAAATCACagaatttttaataaaagtattttacTATACCAATAATAAGACTACTGTGATTGCAGGCTCAGTAGAATCGTCAAGAACTTGGATGACAAGACGATCAGCAGGCCACGAAAGATTACAAGCTGCACCAATTGACACCTTGTATACCTATGTATACACAGAGAAAaagaacacaaaaaaaaacaacCAATTTTCACAGAAATAAAAAAGAGGAGGCAGAAGAAAATGGAGACTAGAGATAAGCAAATGCAAGCAAATTAAGAAGACCACTTTCTCATTGAACATTGGAATCTAGATGAGAACCACAGGGAAATTGGAGCTTCCAAGTTCAAGATCATCCTGGATGGGTTCATACTTGTAACGCTGCTCTGGTTTCTTCCAGAAGAGCTTGACCAAGATGATGACGATTCCCATGTACAGTCTCTCCAGATGCAGCTGCTCCCTTCATCCTTGGTGCAGCTTCAGTACCTAGTTAAACAGAAATAAGATCGCATTAACGAAATGATGATTGATGGAAAACGCAACTACTGAAGATATAAAAATAGATCGTGGAGGTACCTTCTCTGAAGCTGCTCTTGAATCAGCAAGGCACGTGATGGAGGTAGCTCATCCTGCCAGTGTCGGTGGTCTTTCTACGGATGGCCTTCACACTCCAGTT is a window encoding:
- the LOC130946647 gene encoding uncharacterized protein LOC130946647 isoform X1, with amino-acid sequence MKGAAASGETVHGNRHHLGQALLEETRAALQVYKVSIGAACNLSWPADRLVIQVLDDSTEPAITVVLLLVNAALWFEWSKIQTPTDEVFVPYDSLAPTPEGERMHFSFAAICKDNKHPRSFGRKITQCSARERF
- the LOC130946647 gene encoding uncharacterized protein LOC130946647 isoform X2; this translates as MKGAAASGETVHGNRHHLGQALLEETRAALQVYKVSIGAACNLSWPADRLVIQVLDDSTEPAITVVLLLVNAALWFEWSKIQTPTDEVFVPYDSLAPTPEGV